Below is a genomic region from Elusimicrobiota bacterium.
CCCGCCCGTCCCGCAAACCCCGGGGAACGGCGAAATCATGGTGGTCAATCTCGCGCCCACCACCCGCTACTACTTCGGGGTCCGCTCGCTGGATCCCACCGGCAATCTCTCGCCCATCGACACCACCGCCCCGCAGGCCACCGTGCTCACCGGGCCCACGGACTTCGAAATTCCCGCCCCGGTGTCCGGCGTGGCGCTCGCGAACAACGCGGGCCTCTACACGATGACGTGGTCCTCCACCACGGTCAACACCGATGGCACTCCGGCCACCGACATCGTCGGCTACGAAATCCACAGTTCCACGGACCTCTTCGGGTCCTTCGGTTTGGTCGTCTCCACTCCCGGCATCGGGGGCGGATTCTCCTTCACGCCGGATCCGATCAACGATGTGTTTTACGTGATTCGCGCGGTCGACAATTCGGGGAATCGGTCTCCCCTGATCGACTCCAATTTCCTCCACGTGACGCCGACGGCCATCTTGGGCCTGGTGGGCAAATCCACCGACGGTTCCATGACCCGGGCCTACGTGCCGGAAGGGCTGATCCCGGAGGTGAAGGCGGGCGGCGACCTCCTAATCGGGATGAGCGTCAACAGCCAGCCGGCCTACAACCGGGACGCGGCCCGTACTTTGGGCACTTACAATTTGACCTTCAGCGGGCCGGGGGCCGCCGCCAACGCGGACTTCGCGATGTCCCGGCCCAACATGAACGTGACCTTGCAATACGCCGCCAACGCCGGGGCCAACGCCTCCAACATCGGCGTCCTCTGGTGGAACGGCTCGGCCTGGGTCAAGTTGGGAATCGATCCTTCGAACGTGGACGAAACCCTGCGCACCGTCCGTTTCGACACGGGCCTGCCCGGCATCTATCAAGTTCGCTTCTATCAAAAGGCGGATGGCTTGTCCCTGGACCGGGCCGCCGTGTTCCCCCGGGTTTTCTCGCCCAACGGGGACGATGTGAACGATCGGGTCTTCTTCGCCCTGGACAACCCCAAGGGGTCTTCCTTCACCGGTAAGATTTTGGATCTCTCCGGCGGCTGGGTGGCGGACCTGCAAGCCGCCGGAGCCGGCGCGCCCAGCCCCGACGCCCTGGCCTGGGACGGCCGGGATAAGACTGGACATATCGTTCCCGCGGGGGTATACATTTATAAGATCGAAGGCGAAGGACGAACCTTCACGGGCACCGTTGTGGTGGCGCAATGAGCCCGCACCCGGAGAGACAACGATGAGGATTCACCGACGATGGGGACGCCGCGCGGCGTTGGCGGGGGCGATGGCCCTGGCCGGGATGCCCTTGCGCGCGCTGACCTTGAACACCAACGGCGTCCTCCCCCGGCTTTTCTCCCCGAACGGCGACGGCATCAACGACGTCGTTTATTTTTCCCTCAGCAACCCCGCCCTGTCGGACGTAACCGGCCGGGTGTTGGACGTGTCGGGCGGCGAAGTGTCGGACCTGGCCCCCGCCGGGGCTTTCGGCCCCACGCCCGAAAGTTTGATGTGGGACGGACGGGACCGGTCCGGGCGGGTCGTCCCCTCCGGCCCTTACCTGTTTGAAATCCAAGGAGACGGCCAATGGATCCGCGGCGTCGTGGTGGTGGTGTTATGACTCAAGCCAGCGTTCTTCGCGCCACCCGGGCCGGGCGCCTCTTCTTGGCCGCGGCGCTGACCGCCGGGCCCCTGCGGGCCTTCGACGAATTTTCCGTCGGGGCGCGGCCCGCGGCTCTGTCGGGCGCCTTCACCGCCGTGGCCGACGATGTTCACGGCCTTTACTACAACCCGGCGGGTTTGGCGTTGCTGCCGCGCCCCGAGTTGACCGCCTATTACGCCCGGCTTTTCCCCAACCTTTCCGATCAAACCCGAACGGCGCTGACGTTCCTGGGCGGAGCCTGCCCCCTGCCCTTCGACGGCCGTTGGGGGGGCGCCGGCGTCGGATACACCGAATTTCGCGTGGATTCCCTTTACAAGGAACGGCAACTCGTTTTGGGCTACGGCCGCTCCCTCTTGGCCGACCGATTGTCCCTGGGGGTCGGACTCAAATCGCTCCAGCGGGTGTTCGGCGACACCGCCGACACTTTAAACGCTTTTTCCGGCAACAACCCCGGCAACCGGACCGGGGCCATCGACCCGGTGTTTCAGGGCGGCCACGGCGCCACCGCCATTGGCTTGGACGTGGGCGCCCTGTACCAGCTTTTTCCCCAGTGGCGATTGGGCCTGGCGTTGGCCAACCTCAACCGGCCCGACCTGGGCCTCGCGAACGACGAAAAATTGCCGCTCATCGCCCGGATGGGCGTGGCGTATCAGCCCAAGTTCATGACGGTCAGCGCCGACCTGACCCGGCGGACGTTTTTGAACAGCCGGCCCGACAATCGGATTCACCTGGGGGTCGAGCGCGGGTGGCTCTTCCGCCGCTACGGCACCTTGAGCCTTCGCGGTGGCGCCGGTTTCGGGGGCCGCGATTACCGCCAGGTGACCTTGGGCGCGGGCTACGAAGTCAACGGCGTCGTTTTG
It encodes:
- the traF gene encoding conjugal transfer protein TraF — protein: MTQASVLRATRAGRLFLAAALTAGPLRAFDEFSVGARPAALSGAFTAVADDVHGLYYNPAGLALLPRPELTAYYARLFPNLSDQTRTALTFLGGACPLPFDGRWGGAGVGYTEFRVDSLYKERQLVLGYGRSLLADRLSLGVGLKSLQRVFGDTADTLNAFSGNNPGNRTGAIDPVFQGGHGATAIGLDVGALYQLFPQWRLGLALANLNRPDLGLANDEKLPLIARMGVAYQPKFMTVSADLTRRTFLNSRPDNRIHLGVERGWLFRRYGTLSLRGGAGFGGRDYRQVTLGAGYEVNGVVLDYVFTVPLGALDQTGNTHNIGLSYKFGRAPAEDELLALIVEERDATARAEEALRLAEAESAFVKDERNRLLQEYTAEIDRLKREAELKKPAAAPANRVLTPEERARLAREKALREYAAAFDAAYRGYQVQVERGATLTARLEKLNALTATYRDKGIDLSRAFKEVEKVKTELAQVSTDYRLTLDFYRKNAAQGADAQEQISLLERMIKKYARAGIDLSEAQKELAKLKGGK